One Oreochromis niloticus isolate F11D_XX linkage group LG16, O_niloticus_UMD_NMBU, whole genome shotgun sequence genomic window carries:
- the igfbp5b gene encoding insulin-like growth factor-binding protein 5b gives MFLSFCLLVTFILGLSGCLGSYVPCEPCDQKALSMCPPVPVGCQLVKEPGCGCCLTCALSEGQACGVYTGTCGQGLRCLPRSGEEKPLHALLHGRGLCTNEKGYKPAHPPIDRESREHEDTRTTQSTGGVRPPPLYPKEIVNSKKVLAVRKEQKRKQGKQRTIGSTIDYSPLPIDKHEPEFGPCRRKLDGIIQGMKDTSRVMALSLYLPNCDRKGFFKRKQCKPSRGRKRGICWCVDKYGVQLPGTDYSGGDIQCKDLESSSNNNE, from the exons ATGTTTCTGAGTTTTTGCCTCCTGGTGACATTTATCTTGGGGCTGTCCGGGTGCTTGGGCTCATACGTTCCGTGCGAGCCTTGTGACCAGAAGGCGCTGTCCATGTGTCCTCCGGTGCCGGTCGGCTGCCAGCTGGTCAAGGAGCCGGGCTGCGGCTGCTGCCTAACGTGCGCACTGTCTGAGGGACAGGCGTGCGGGGTTTACACCGGGACGTGCGGCCAGGGCCTCCGCTGCCTGCCGAGGAGCGGGGAGGAGAAACCCCTGCACGCCCTTCTCCACGGCAGGGGACTGTGCACCAACGAGAAAGGATACAAACCTGCCCACCCGCCCATAG ATCGCGAGTCCCGAGAACACGAGGACACCAGAACCACACAGAGTACCGGCGGGGTTAGACCACCACCACTCTATCCCAAAGAGATTGTGAACAGCAAAAAAGTCCTTGCAGTGCGCAAGGAGCAGAAGAGGAAGCAAGGCAAGCAGCGCACCATTGGCTCAACCATTGATTACTCTCCTCTGCCCATTGACAAGCATGAGCCTGAATTT GGTCCATGCAGGAGAAAACTGGACGGGATCATTCAGGGAATGAAGGATACTTCTCGTGTAATGGCGCTGTCTTTGTACCTTCCCAACTGTGACAGAAAAGGATTCTTCAAACGCAAACAG TGCAAGCCATCTCGTGGCCGCAAACGAGGCATCTGCTGGTGTGTTGACAAGTACGGTGTTCAGCTCCCCGGCACAGACTACAGCGGAGGTGATATTCAGTGTAAAGACTTGGAGAGCAGCAGCAATAACAATGAGTGA